The DNA window CCGTTGGGGCCGACGTTACCGAATCCTACATTTCCCAGTTGTTGACTCGAAAGAAAGCTCCTCCGGCACCCGAGCGAACCGACATTTACTCCAAAATGGAGAAGTTGCTCCGACTTCCGAAAGGTCGGCTCTCGAAGCTCGCCGAGCTCCAGCGCAAGGAAGAGCTCAAGCGAAAGGTTCTGGACCCGCCCGCGCCCCTATTCAAGGAGGTTCGGAAGCTCATCCTCCGAAAATGCGCCTCCCACAAGAGAGAGCAAGTCCGAGCCATTTTCGAGAGGCAGCCGATCGGTGAGATCGAACGCCTGATCACGCAGAAGCTTCTCGACGTGGTGAAGACGCTCGCCAGGGAAGAATTGGACAACGAGAGGTGGCTTCGCATTTTCGCACGAGCCAGCAACCGCAGTTACGAAGAGGTGCGGGTCGATATCCTCGAATTTCTCGATACCGATGTCTTCCACGTATCCGATGAAGATTGCGTCTCGTTCATCGACCCGCTCATCGAGTCCTGGGACATCGACTTCGCAACCTTCGGCATTGTGATAAGCCTGAATCGCAGACTAGGGCCCGCGTCGCCAAAGCGATTCGGGTTCGTGGAACAGGATCTGGAGCCGACCTGCGGCATGGAACCTGGGCTCGAAGAGTTCCTCAGCAATAGCTCTCTTCGCGGCGACGTTACCCAAGAGGAGATCGAGTTTCTGAAGAGGCTTAGATTCAAAGGAATGCGGCCTACGCCCCTTTATTTTTACCGCGAGGTGCAGAGCCTACGAGACCCTCTACACTTCCGCAAGGCCCAAGCCGCTATTCATTCTCGACCCAATTCAAGGCCAGATTCTAGGCCCAATTCAAGGACCGAGAGCCGCCGGCAAAAGCACGGTGCGTAGAGGAGATAGATGGTCAGCACACTAAGGTCGGAGTATGTCGGATTCACCGTCAACGAGACTGCTCGGGTCTACAAAGTGCGCGTGAGGGGGCCAGACGGAATATGGCATTATTCTCAGATAGCCATTCCCAACCAGTCCTTTCTGTCGAATCGAGTTCGCTACCAAGACGCCGCGGAGATTTGCTTCCTGAAGCTCCTACGAGAATTGAGCCGAGGTAACCAGGACTGCGTGCCGGCATCTCACATTGAGATCACCGAAGCCGAGCTCGAGGAGTATCGAGAAGCCCACACGAAGAAACCGACGCCGCCGCTCTCGGTAGCGGCCACCAAGTCATGAATCTTCGCGGAGGCTCGCGGTCGACAGAAGACACCTCGAAACACACCCGTACGCCCCGGCCTTGCGTCGCGCTCCTGGACGCTTCTTCGTCGCAGGCGCGGACGCAACACCGTGAGCAGATCGAGCCGAGAGCCGCTCGCGGGACAACAGCCGGCTGAATGTTGTCTCGTTTTCCCGTCTGAAAGCCCACACAACCGCATGCCAGAGAAGACGCTCGTCGAGAGCTTTGCGGGCGAGCTGGAGAACTTCGAGAGTATCGCGGCCGCTCTCCGGCCGATGCCGAATGATCTCCCGACGCTTGAAGGCATCGAAGTGGGTGGACGCACGCTAGCGTTGAATGGCGGTTCGGGTGGCGATCATATCGTCTACATCGACTTCGACCGGCGCTGCGATCTTCCAGAGAGGATTCGACAAGCGAACATCCGGGGAAGGTTCGATATCATGGCCAAGCTCGAAGACTGCAAGAAGAAAGCAGGGATCCTAATCGCCGATGTCTCCGGTCACAAGACCACGGATGCGTTCGTCGCGGGAATGCTTCATCAGGCCTTTCTTACCGGCGTCCTCTACGAGCTGGAGGACCAAGGCACGATTACCCCGCGACTCTTCGAGCATCTGTCTGTCCGGTTCCACGATTCCATGGCGGCGGGTAAATACATAACCGTTCTCTATGGCGAGATCGATTCCTCGGGCCGGTTTCGGTTCATCAGCGCCGGCCACCAGATTC is part of the Vicinamibacteria bacterium genome and encodes:
- a CDS encoding XRE family transcriptional regulator, with protein sequence VGADVTESYISQLLTRKKAPPAPERTDIYSKMEKLLRLPKGRLSKLAELQRKEELKRKVLDPPAPLFKEVRKLILRKCASHKREQVRAIFERQPIGEIERLITQKLLDVVKTLAREELDNERWLRIFARASNRSYEEVRVDILEFLDTDVFHVSDEDCVSFIDPLIESWDIDFATFGIVISLNRRLGPASPKRFGFVEQDLEPTCGMEPGLEEFLSNSSLRGDVTQEEIEFLKRLRFKGMRPTPLYFYREVQSLRDPLHFRKAQAAIHSRPNSRPDSRPNSRTESRRQKHGA
- a CDS encoding PP2C family protein-serine/threonine phosphatase; this translates as MPEKTLVESFAGELENFESIAAALRPMPNDLPTLEGIEVGGRTLALNGGSGGDHIVYIDFDRRCDLPERIRQANIRGRFDIMAKLEDCKKKAGILIADVSGHKTTDAFVAGMLHQAFLTGVLYELEDQGTITPRLFEHLSVRFHDSMAAGKYITVLYGEIDSSGRFRFISAGHQIPLVFSHLRGSFMEISPDCLYQCPPLGMMPFEHIDRTKQPRPPLGFKRRYEVNVLNLIGSGDMLLLCTDGVTDHASGKAPYIDDRLEAFFRAHKDRPIDEFVDSLAADIREFAPLHDDASFVVVRKGR